In one Streptomyces sp. T12 genomic region, the following are encoded:
- a CDS encoding triacylglycerol lipase, whose protein sequence is MLPWKRALRPLTALLLTAAVAVVPAATTAQAADAAATSSSGWNDYSCKPSAAHPRPVVLVHGTFANSVDNWLGLAPYLENRGYCVFSLDYGQLQGVPFFHALGPIDKSAEQLSAYVDKVLTATGAAKADLVGHSQGGMMPRYYLKFLGGAAKVNALVGIAPNNHGTTLAGLTNLLPYFPGAEDLLSAATPALAQQVVGSDFMTKLNEGGDTVPGVRYTVIATKYDEVVTPYRSQFLNGPGVKNVLIQDLCAVDISEHAFLGLTDRIAFHEVANALDPARATATTCASAIG, encoded by the coding sequence ATGCTGCCCTGGAAACGAGCGCTCAGACCTCTGACCGCACTGCTGCTGACCGCCGCGGTCGCCGTCGTCCCCGCCGCCACCACCGCCCAGGCGGCCGATGCGGCGGCGACCTCGAGCAGTGGCTGGAACGACTACTCCTGCAAGCCGTCCGCCGCCCATCCCCGCCCCGTCGTCCTCGTACACGGCACCTTCGCGAACTCCGTCGACAACTGGCTGGGACTCGCGCCGTACCTGGAGAACCGCGGCTACTGCGTCTTCTCCCTCGACTACGGCCAGCTGCAGGGCGTGCCGTTCTTCCACGCCCTCGGCCCCATCGACAAGTCGGCGGAACAACTCTCCGCCTATGTCGACAAGGTGCTCACCGCGACCGGCGCCGCCAAGGCCGACCTCGTCGGCCATTCGCAGGGCGGCATGATGCCCCGCTACTACCTCAAGTTCCTCGGCGGTGCCGCCAAGGTGAACGCCCTCGTCGGCATCGCGCCCAACAACCACGGCACCACCCTGGCAGGGCTCACCAACCTGCTGCCGTACTTCCCCGGCGCGGAGGACCTGCTCAGCGCCGCCACTCCCGCCCTCGCCCAGCAGGTCGTCGGATCCGACTTCATGACCAAGCTCAACGAGGGCGGCGACACCGTCCCCGGCGTCCGCTACACGGTCATCGCCACCAAGTACGACGAGGTGGTCACGCCCTACCGGAGTCAGTTCCTGAACGGGCCCGGCGTGAAGAACGTCCTGATCCAGGACCTGTGCGCGGTCGACATATCCGAGCACGCGTTCCTGGGCCTGACCGACCGGATCGCCTTCCACGAGGTGGCCAACGCGCTCGACCCGGCCCGCGCCACCGC
- a CDS encoding cupin domain-containing protein — translation MPVIRASEAVTHEIHGARFVSYATPRTGSKELCAWRGEIPAGTKAPAHTVNREEILHLLDGELLITLDDRTDRITAGDTLIINPGATLTVENPTDRTAVTWVTTSIGLAAELADGTRITPPWAN, via the coding sequence GTGCCAGTCATCCGCGCATCCGAAGCCGTCACCCACGAAATCCACGGCGCCCGCTTCGTCTCGTACGCCACCCCCCGCACCGGCAGCAAGGAGCTGTGCGCCTGGCGGGGCGAGATCCCGGCCGGGACCAAGGCGCCCGCACACACCGTCAACCGCGAGGAGATCCTGCACCTGCTCGACGGCGAGCTGCTGATCACGCTCGACGACCGCACCGACCGGATCACGGCGGGCGACACCCTGATCATCAACCCGGGCGCCACCCTGACCGTCGAGAACCCGACCGACCGGACCGCCGTCACCTGGGTCACCACCTCCATCGGCCTGGCGGCGGAGCTGGCCGACGGTACGCGCATCACGCCGCCGTGGGCCAACTGA
- a CDS encoding MarR family winged helix-turn-helix transcriptional regulator, translating into MQNSEAMALSAALLAVAGELTQRIHDGVVARGFEGLRPAHGFAFARLAPNGATVTDLAAHLGVTKQAASQLVDEIVRKGYAERRPHPDDARARLVVLTERGWACTRAAEEAAADAVRAWVDVLGEGDVRALYGQLGRIAPYGPIKPAW; encoded by the coding sequence GTGCAGAACTCCGAAGCCATGGCCCTGTCCGCCGCCCTGCTCGCCGTCGCCGGTGAGCTCACGCAACGCATCCATGACGGCGTGGTCGCCCGGGGCTTCGAGGGGCTGCGGCCCGCGCACGGTTTCGCGTTCGCCCGGCTCGCCCCGAACGGCGCGACGGTGACCGACCTCGCTGCCCATCTCGGCGTGACCAAGCAGGCCGCGAGCCAACTGGTCGACGAGATCGTGCGCAAGGGCTATGCCGAGCGCCGGCCGCATCCCGATGACGCGCGTGCCCGGCTGGTCGTGCTGACCGAGCGGGGGTGGGCCTGCACCCGTGCGGCCGAGGAGGCGGCCGCGGATGCCGTGCGGGCGTGGGTCGATGTGCTCGGCGAAGGTGACGTGCGGGCGCTGTACGGCCAGTTGGGGCGCATCGCGCCCTATGGACCCATCAAGCCCGCCTGGTGA